A single region of the Bacteroides luhongzhouii genome encodes:
- a CDS encoding sulfatase-like hydrolase/transferase — MKNHSRHFVAATCALAAFSPVEMMAQKQPNFVIIVADDMGYGDVGIYGNEYIRTPNIDQMARKGMMFTDFHSNGSVSSPTRCGLLTGRYQQRAGLERVLLVPRNDKDKEVGLPSEEITFAKVLGDNGYRTALIGKWHLGYLQKHHPMNFGFQKFVGFKSGNVDYQSHRNRYGDMDWWDGLEVKDMPGYTTTLLTTLSEDYIKENKDKPFCLYIAHAAPHSPMQGPHEKAIRTEATPEGDKNSDRSNKEIYKDMVEELDWSVGRILETLKKYKLDENTFVVFFSDNGPVINNGGSAGGYKGAKGSPWEGGHRVPGICYMPGTIKEGTTCEQTVMSFDLFPTMLDMAGIHYNDSKKKLDGTSLVPLFKGENLAPRLLFWGNGNKTISVRDGKWKLVRYNQKGDITLHLFDLNNDPYEKNNLSKQEPELVERLDKEITRWAESVYSEVPDQFARKVQRTNKK; from the coding sequence ATGAAGAATCACTCAAGACATTTTGTAGCCGCTACTTGTGCTTTAGCAGCATTTTCTCCTGTTGAAATGATGGCTCAGAAACAACCTAACTTTGTTATTATCGTTGCAGATGATATGGGATATGGTGATGTGGGCATATATGGTAATGAGTATATAAGAACCCCGAATATTGATCAAATGGCCCGGAAGGGGATGATGTTCACAGACTTCCACTCGAACGGTTCAGTTAGTAGTCCGACGCGTTGCGGGCTATTAACCGGACGTTATCAACAGAGAGCTGGTTTGGAGAGAGTTCTTTTGGTGCCCCGGAATGATAAAGATAAGGAGGTGGGACTTCCATCGGAAGAAATAACCTTTGCAAAAGTCTTGGGAGACAACGGATACCGGACAGCTTTGATTGGCAAATGGCATTTAGGATATTTGCAGAAACATCATCCGATGAATTTCGGCTTTCAGAAGTTTGTAGGCTTTAAGTCCGGAAATGTCGACTATCAGAGCCACCGCAACCGTTATGGTGATATGGATTGGTGGGATGGACTGGAAGTGAAAGATATGCCGGGATACACAACGACCCTGTTAACAACGCTCTCCGAAGATTATATAAAGGAAAATAAAGATAAGCCGTTTTGTCTGTATATAGCACATGCGGCTCCTCATTCTCCCATGCAGGGCCCTCATGAGAAAGCGATTCGTACAGAGGCCACTCCGGAAGGGGATAAAAACTCTGATAGATCGAATAAAGAAATCTATAAAGATATGGTAGAGGAACTAGACTGGAGTGTAGGGCGTATTCTGGAGACACTGAAGAAATATAAACTGGATGAGAATACTTTCGTTGTCTTTTTCTCCGACAATGGTCCGGTGATAAATAATGGAGGTTCTGCCGGAGGATATAAAGGTGCTAAAGGAAGTCCATGGGAAGGTGGTCATCGTGTTCCTGGCATTTGTTATATGCCCGGTACTATTAAAGAGGGTACAACATGCGAACAAACAGTGATGAGTTTCGACCTTTTTCCAACTATGCTGGATATGGCTGGCATTCATTATAACGATTCAAAGAAGAAACTGGACGGAACCTCTCTGGTCCCTTTGTTCAAAGGAGAAAATCTTGCTCCAAGACTTTTATTTTGGGGTAATGGTAATAAGACTATATCAGTGAGAGACGGTAAATGGAAACTGGTTCGTTACAATCAAAAGGGGGACATTACGCTGCATTTGTTTGATTTGAACAATGACCCATACGAGAAAAATAATTTGAGCAAGCAGGAACCTGAATTGGTTGAAAGACTGGACAAGGAGATTACCCGCTGGGCTGAGTCCGTCTATTCGGAAGTTCCTGATCAGTTTGCTCGAAAAGTACAGCGCACGAATAAAAAATAA